The following coding sequences lie in one Deltaproteobacteria bacterium genomic window:
- a CDS encoding patatin-like phospholipase family protein, giving the protein MTMKPVSDILYLAPEELLGRIRRELDEAGAKPQRGVRGADWLVLPSARRTVQLHVLPVGDEAFARAREHYYSFLVVDSRRLPEAPREERSGTFAQELTEKLHYTADPDRRFPLSRVIAVLEPDEDLPLRAFELGRLHIGGFVVEPFGGALLDLVERLTDPHPGKAAICLAGGGVEGFIFEVGVLMALNAHLQSRSVTDANIYCGISAGAILAAFIANGAEPEEVAAAITDPNADSTVQAVRPSVIYDPHFKEYASRAWLLAKSLPIRSWSELVSAVLKTVPMGFFSGDSLERFIREQLVQPGRTDDFRQLKRELYIGATDQDTSAHVVFGKGQWQDVPISTAVRASAALTPFFDPVQIRGRYFVDGQYTRTSNFHLAVERGAKLVIVVDPLVPVRTDVPGYVAKKGGVFGGLQALKAVIHTRFFHAYQNAVDSYPQVDFLLFKPEEDDMRLMSGSPMKYNIRTEILNMAYRCAVRRIQRDFEKLEGIFAHHGFRLQRHPRLRGLHQRMT; this is encoded by the coding sequence ATGACGATGAAGCCCGTCAGTGACATCCTCTACCTCGCGCCCGAGGAGCTCCTCGGCCGGATACGCCGCGAGCTCGACGAGGCGGGCGCGAAGCCCCAGCGAGGGGTCCGCGGGGCCGACTGGCTCGTCCTCCCCTCCGCACGGCGGACCGTGCAGCTCCACGTCCTTCCCGTCGGAGACGAGGCCTTCGCGCGGGCTCGCGAGCACTACTACAGCTTCCTGGTCGTGGACAGTCGACGCCTCCCCGAGGCGCCGCGCGAGGAACGCAGCGGCACCTTCGCGCAGGAGCTGACGGAGAAGCTCCACTACACAGCGGACCCCGACCGGCGCTTCCCGCTCTCCCGGGTGATCGCCGTGCTCGAGCCGGACGAGGACCTTCCGCTCCGAGCCTTCGAGCTCGGCCGCCTCCACATCGGCGGCTTCGTCGTCGAGCCCTTCGGCGGCGCCCTGCTCGATCTGGTGGAGCGCCTCACCGATCCGCACCCTGGCAAGGCCGCGATCTGCCTGGCCGGTGGCGGGGTCGAGGGCTTCATCTTCGAGGTGGGCGTGCTCATGGCGCTGAACGCCCACCTCCAGAGCCGCTCGGTGACCGACGCCAACATCTACTGCGGGATCAGCGCCGGGGCGATCCTGGCCGCCTTCATCGCCAACGGCGCCGAGCCCGAGGAGGTGGCGGCCGCCATCACCGATCCGAACGCCGACAGCACCGTTCAGGCCGTGCGGCCATCGGTGATCTACGACCCGCACTTCAAGGAGTACGCCTCCCGGGCCTGGCTGCTCGCGAAGAGCCTGCCGATCCGGAGCTGGAGCGAGCTCGTATCGGCCGTGCTGAAGACCGTCCCGATGGGATTCTTCAGCGGCGACTCCCTGGAGCGCTTCATCCGGGAGCAGCTCGTGCAGCCCGGCCGGACCGACGACTTCCGCCAGCTCAAGCGCGAGCTCTACATCGGTGCGACCGACCAGGACACCTCGGCGCACGTCGTGTTCGGCAAGGGGCAGTGGCAGGACGTGCCGATCTCCACGGCTGTGCGCGCCTCGGCGGCCCTCACCCCGTTCTTCGATCCGGTGCAGATCCGGGGCCGGTACTTCGTCGATGGGCAGTACACGCGCACCTCCAACTTCCACCTGGCGGTGGAGCGAGGGGCCAAGCTCGTCATCGTGGTGGATCCGCTCGTCCCGGTGCGTACCGACGTGCCCGGCTACGTGGCGAAGAAGGGCGGGGTCTTCGGCGGGTTGCAGGCGCTCAAGGCCGTGATCCACACCCGCTTCTTCCACGCCTACCAGAACGCCGTGGACAGCTACCCGCAGGTCGATTTCCTCCTCTTCAAGCCCGAGGAGGACGACATGCGGCTCATGAGCGGATCCCCGATGAAGTACAACATCCGCACCGAGATCCTGAACATGGCCTACCGCTGCGCGGTGCGGCGGATCCAGCGCGACTTCGAGAAGCTCGAGGGGATCTTCGCGCACCACGGTTTTCGCCTGCAGCGCCACCCGCGACTGAGGGGACTGCACCAGCGCATGACCTGA
- a CDS encoding EAL domain-containing protein: MRGKGDSHPRIPSTVSRRLGDTSLIAGPSSSTLDVPARVIDLVTGFPSLTSLHNELRPLAEDAAGATILYVHLPSTQIIEERFGWETLGAYAGLLANYLGRVARDLERERGHCAVLRSFADDYVLLIPQRENDAEIPSRLGEGMLRHLQAMDEELATIHQVYVGISRVTPYAKIHPERQLFRGIQRAQTEATDVGRQKLAVQTRVLDRAIANRSFNMVYQPIVNIHDHSIFAYEALVRCTQPELRNPHVLFSVAEQAGRIWPLSRLLRKMAVDSVTSMPDGSLLFVNLHPLDFNDPELLRPEPFIVEHAANLVLEVTERATITDFEHFRRNMDVLRSSGVRIAVDDLGSGYAALSSVAELNPDFIKFDMTLIRGIDQSPIRRNLLRNMVAFAVEAGTQVIAEGVETRAELDTLRELGCHFVQGFFLAMPLPPFTLEIAPRQPSPEELPAESS; the protein is encoded by the coding sequence ATGCGAGGCAAAGGGGATAGCCATCCACGGATCCCCTCGACCGTCTCTCGACGCCTCGGCGACACGAGCCTCATCGCGGGCCCGTCCTCGTCGACGCTGGACGTTCCGGCGCGCGTCATCGACCTCGTCACGGGTTTCCCCTCGCTGACCAGCCTGCACAACGAGCTTCGCCCGTTGGCCGAGGATGCCGCGGGAGCCACGATCCTCTACGTCCACCTTCCTTCCACGCAGATCATCGAGGAGCGCTTCGGCTGGGAAACGCTCGGCGCCTACGCCGGACTCCTCGCCAACTACCTCGGCCGCGTGGCCCGCGACCTGGAGCGCGAGCGCGGCCACTGCGCCGTCCTGCGCAGCTTCGCCGACGACTACGTGCTGCTCATCCCCCAGCGCGAGAACGACGCCGAGATCCCGAGCCGCCTCGGGGAAGGCATGCTCCGGCACCTGCAGGCCATGGACGAGGAGCTCGCGACGATCCACCAGGTCTACGTCGGGATCTCGCGGGTCACGCCCTACGCCAAGATCCACCCGGAGCGGCAGCTCTTCCGCGGCATCCAGCGGGCGCAAACCGAGGCCACCGACGTGGGCCGGCAGAAGCTGGCCGTCCAGACGCGCGTGCTCGACCGCGCGATCGCCAACCGCTCCTTCAACATGGTGTACCAGCCGATCGTGAACATTCACGACCACTCGATCTTCGCCTACGAGGCCCTCGTGCGCTGCACGCAGCCGGAGCTGCGCAATCCGCACGTCCTCTTCAGCGTGGCCGAGCAGGCGGGCCGCATCTGGCCTCTCTCGCGGCTCTTGCGCAAGATGGCGGTCGATTCGGTGACCTCGATGCCCGACGGGTCGCTCCTCTTCGTGAACCTGCACCCGCTCGACTTCAATGACCCCGAGCTCCTCCGGCCGGAGCCGTTCATCGTCGAGCACGCGGCCAACCTGGTGCTCGAGGTGACCGAGCGGGCCACGATCACCGACTTCGAGCACTTCCGGCGCAACATGGACGTCCTCCGGAGCAGCGGCGTGCGCATCGCAGTGGACGACCTGGGGAGCGGCTACGCGGCGCTCTCCTCGGTCGCGGAGCTCAACCCCGACTTCATCAAGTTCGACATGACCCTCATCCGCGGGATCGACCAGAGCCCCATTCGGCGCAACCTGCTGCGCAACATGGTGGCCTTCGCCGTCGAGGCCGGAACGCAGGTCATCGCCGAGGGGGTCGAGACGCGCGCCGAGCTCGACACCCTCCGCGAGCTGGGCTGCCACTTCGTGCAGGGCTTCTTCCTCGCCATGCCCCTGCCCCCCTTCACCCTGGAGATCGCGCCGCGGCAGCCGTCGCCGGAGGAGTTGCCGGCCGAGTCGTCCTGA
- a CDS encoding methylated-DNA--[protein]-cysteine S-methyltransferase has product MKTTTDVRACLFPSPIGTCGLAWTKAGIRLVQLPEEDEKATASRLARRAEVRQLEASPSREIAAAISRLQRLLGGEDELLADLPLDLAPAGPFLDRVYAEARRLRPGETVSYGELARRAGSPGAARAVGQAMAKNPVPLLIPCHRVLAGDGGLGWFSAHGDVSTKLALLSIEGLDLTALHRAGLRHLRRADPRLGELIRRVGPCRLKPDPRGDAFTALVESIVHQQLSIKAGATIFRRILDAAGAVERLDPAAILGLDAERLRSAGLSRQKVSYVRDLAEQAAAGALPFQRLRRASDDEVVRALTSVRGIGRWSAEMFLIFRMGRLNVLPTDDLGLQTAVKQVYGLKQRPERARLERLGASWAPYRTLATWYLWRSLEA; this is encoded by the coding sequence ATGAAGACGACGACCGACGTTAGAGCCTGTCTCTTCCCGTCCCCGATAGGCACCTGCGGTCTCGCGTGGACAAAGGCCGGGATTCGCCTGGTACAGCTCCCGGAGGAAGACGAGAAAGCCACCGCGTCGCGGCTCGCGCGGCGCGCGGAGGTCCGGCAGCTCGAGGCCAGCCCCTCTCGGGAGATCGCCGCCGCCATCTCCCGCCTGCAGCGGCTCCTCGGCGGCGAGGACGAACTGCTGGCCGACCTCCCGCTCGACCTGGCCCCCGCGGGCCCGTTCCTCGACCGGGTGTACGCCGAGGCACGGCGCCTGCGGCCGGGGGAGACCGTCTCCTACGGCGAGCTCGCGCGCCGAGCGGGCAGCCCCGGCGCCGCTCGCGCGGTCGGCCAGGCCATGGCCAAGAACCCCGTGCCTCTGCTCATCCCCTGCCACCGCGTCCTCGCGGGCGACGGGGGCCTCGGGTGGTTTTCCGCGCATGGGGACGTGAGCACCAAGCTCGCGCTCCTCTCCATCGAGGGGCTCGACCTCACCGCTCTGCACCGCGCGGGCCTTCGCCACCTGCGCCGGGCCGACCCACGCCTCGGCGAGCTCATCCGACGGGTTGGGCCGTGCCGCCTCAAGCCGGACCCCCGAGGCGACGCCTTCACGGCGCTCGTGGAATCGATCGTGCACCAGCAGCTCTCGATCAAGGCCGGCGCCACCATCTTCCGACGCATTCTGGACGCGGCCGGCGCAGTGGAGCGCCTGGACCCCGCGGCCATCCTGGGCCTCGACGCAGAGCGCCTCAGGTCGGCCGGGCTCTCGCGCCAGAAGGTCTCCTACGTGCGCGACCTGGCGGAACAGGCCGCCGCCGGCGCCCTGCCCTTCCAGCGACTCCGGAGGGCCAGCGACGACGAGGTGGTCCGGGCGCTCACCTCCGTGCGTGGGATCGGCCGCTGGTCCGCCGAGATGTTTCTCATCTTCCGCATGGGGCGGCTCAACGTGCTCCCCACGGATGATCTGGGCCTCCAAACGGCCGTCAAGCAGGTCTACGGGCTCAAACAACGCCCCGAGCGTGCGCGCCTGGAACGGCTCGGCGCGAGCTGGGCGCCCTACCGCACCCTCGCCACCTGGTACCTCTGGCGCTCGCTGGAGGCCTGA
- a CDS encoding sigma 54-interacting transcriptional regulator, whose translation MIRLEILQGADVGRTVESDADQISIGRSPQATVQLGDYHLSNDHGLLYRDGGEYIYRDLHSTNGSMLVRDQERLLLDGTQRWEAPVRDGDRLLLGDAAAPVVILCRVSESPAQDEHAHRIIATRSLTELPKVLGKVEQGPDISALYHAITLLTGQLELSQVLEGVAQAVFDLLPRATHLSIMVAEGEEERFVPLLARARTPGSAAEGVMMSRAMLRKVLKERAAVLAADAPHELGSTESIMGANIRSIVGVPLFRGDRIRGVIECDNRASSGIFTERDLELLLVLASQATLAIENAQLYRQLKVAQEKLQGENRYLRGRQPGVTAFEQIIGGSSAMKTIFHQVQKVIDTRATVCITGETGTGKELVANAIHYQSRRRDKMFVAQNCAALPETLLESELFGHKKGSFTGADQDKKGLFEIADGGTLFLDEVGEMALSLQAKLLRVLQEGEVRPVGAATVKRVDVRIICATNRSLEKEVAAGRFRQDLFYRLMVFPIALPPLRERREDIPLLAQHFLRRYSAEMHKNVGGVSQAAMNELCAYRWPGNIRELENEIQRLVIQLDDGGIVQPEHLSPQVRKVEGMLERIAPPKGTLKEMVETVERWLLVEALREHGNNKTQTAAALGITREGLHKKLAKFGL comes from the coding sequence ATGATCCGCCTCGAGATCCTCCAGGGCGCCGACGTGGGCCGCACAGTGGAGAGCGACGCCGACCAGATCTCGATCGGGCGATCCCCTCAGGCCACGGTTCAGCTCGGCGACTACCACCTGTCGAACGACCACGGACTGCTCTACCGCGACGGTGGCGAGTACATCTATCGCGACCTGCACTCCACCAATGGCTCGATGCTCGTGCGCGACCAGGAGCGGCTCCTGCTCGACGGGACGCAGCGCTGGGAAGCTCCAGTCAGGGACGGCGATCGCCTGCTGCTCGGAGACGCCGCGGCGCCGGTCGTGATCCTCTGCCGCGTCTCGGAGAGCCCGGCCCAGGACGAGCACGCGCACCGCATCATCGCGACCCGCTCCCTGACCGAGCTCCCCAAGGTCCTGGGCAAGGTCGAGCAGGGCCCCGACATCTCGGCCCTCTACCACGCCATCACCTTGCTCACGGGGCAGCTCGAACTGAGTCAGGTCCTCGAGGGCGTGGCCCAGGCCGTCTTCGACCTCCTGCCCCGCGCCACCCACCTGTCGATCATGGTGGCCGAAGGCGAGGAAGAGCGCTTCGTCCCCCTGCTGGCTCGCGCCCGAACCCCCGGCTCTGCCGCGGAGGGGGTGATGATGAGTCGAGCCATGCTGCGGAAGGTGCTCAAGGAGCGCGCCGCGGTGCTGGCCGCCGACGCGCCGCACGAGCTGGGCTCGACGGAGAGCATCATGGGCGCGAACATCCGCTCCATCGTCGGAGTGCCGCTCTTCCGAGGGGACCGCATCCGCGGCGTCATCGAATGCGACAACCGCGCGAGCTCGGGGATCTTCACCGAGCGCGACCTCGAGCTCCTGCTCGTCCTCGCCAGTCAGGCCACGCTCGCGATCGAGAACGCGCAACTCTACCGCCAGCTCAAGGTGGCCCAAGAGAAGCTCCAGGGAGAGAATCGCTACCTGCGGGGGCGGCAGCCGGGGGTGACGGCCTTCGAGCAGATCATCGGCGGCTCCTCCGCGATGAAGACCATCTTCCACCAGGTACAGAAGGTGATCGACACGCGCGCCACCGTGTGCATCACCGGCGAGACGGGCACCGGCAAGGAGCTGGTCGCGAACGCCATCCACTACCAGAGCCGCCGCCGGGACAAGATGTTCGTGGCGCAGAACTGCGCGGCGCTCCCCGAGACGCTCCTCGAGAGCGAGCTCTTCGGCCACAAGAAGGGGTCGTTCACGGGCGCCGACCAGGACAAGAAGGGGCTCTTCGAGATCGCCGACGGCGGCACGCTCTTCCTCGACGAGGTCGGGGAGATGGCGCTGTCGCTCCAGGCCAAGCTCCTCCGCGTCCTTCAGGAGGGCGAGGTCCGGCCTGTCGGTGCCGCCACCGTCAAGCGCGTAGACGTGCGCATCATCTGCGCCACCAATCGTTCGCTCGAGAAGGAGGTGGCCGCGGGGCGCTTCCGCCAGGACCTCTTCTACCGGCTGATGGTCTTCCCGATCGCGTTGCCCCCGTTGCGCGAGCGCCGCGAGGACATCCCGCTGCTCGCACAACACTTCCTTCGACGCTACAGCGCCGAGATGCACAAGAACGTCGGGGGGGTCAGCCAGGCCGCGATGAACGAGCTCTGCGCCTACCGCTGGCCCGGGAACATCCGCGAGCTGGAGAACGAGATCCAGCGCCTCGTGATCCAGCTCGACGACGGCGGAATCGTCCAGCCCGAACACCTCTCGCCGCAGGTACGCAAGGTGGAGGGGATGCTCGAGCGCATCGCCCCGCCGAAGGGGACGCTCAAGGAGATGGTCGAGACGGTGGAGCGCTGGCTCCTCGTGGAGGCCCTGCGCGAGCACGGAAACAACAAGACCCAGACGGCGGCGGCCCTCGGCATCACGCGCGAGGGGCTGCACAAGAAGCTCGCGAAGTTCGGACTATGA
- a CDS encoding HEAT repeat domain-containing protein, which yields MTCRHLVILLALTHFGVACGKRDPIDRLVSQLDEPGQREAAVEQLLVRVRKAPVAQRAQVRDRVLDALAEAYRRDEGRDQIVAALAAIGDRRAAHVFAAALGDADRDGSYYEAAVRSAQMLGELDVKEAVPELVAALRRARQRPRADRQIWLERAIIETLERLRSPQAVPALLEALEADPLRQDWNLNRLAARALGHVGSPKAAGALVRALGATGHGTLLLEEARRAICTIGAAASPEVLAGALARDRRGQPRSNAAAATRLLPDLGTASALPALRRAARPTDPEEYRLALAEARLRLGDAEDLNPLLALAGDPRAALSSRLRALELLGWHGDARTAATLAAQPSGRDVSPPPVLRWAAALAVARSAGSEGAAPFHRRRPTEAEDPVMRQASATYHPRLGVVTDCEDDAACLEKKLAGAGWRAQERAALDLGRNRSTGALLALARRLKGAHPQVQHAILTAMEQLLRMPDALSPSERPQLGSLLLAAAEDPVPAPDLPSGQELRTRAYCLGHRILRPESSP from the coding sequence GTGACCTGTCGTCACCTCGTCATCCTGCTCGCGCTCACCCACTTCGGCGTCGCCTGCGGCAAGCGCGATCCGATCGACCGGCTGGTCTCGCAGCTCGACGAGCCCGGGCAGCGCGAGGCAGCGGTGGAGCAGCTCCTCGTGCGGGTCCGCAAGGCTCCCGTCGCCCAGCGCGCCCAGGTGCGGGACCGCGTGCTCGACGCCCTGGCCGAGGCGTATCGGCGCGACGAGGGGCGTGACCAGATCGTCGCCGCTCTCGCAGCCATCGGGGATCGACGCGCCGCGCACGTCTTCGCAGCCGCGCTCGGCGACGCCGACCGCGACGGTTCGTACTACGAGGCGGCGGTGCGCTCGGCCCAGATGCTCGGCGAGCTCGACGTCAAGGAAGCCGTCCCGGAGCTCGTAGCGGCGCTGCGGCGCGCGCGCCAGCGCCCTCGCGCCGACCGCCAGATCTGGCTCGAGCGGGCCATCATCGAAACGCTCGAGCGACTCCGCTCGCCTCAGGCCGTCCCCGCGCTCCTCGAGGCGCTCGAGGCCGATCCCCTCCGGCAGGACTGGAATCTGAACCGTCTGGCGGCGCGGGCGCTCGGGCACGTCGGCTCGCCGAAGGCCGCTGGGGCGCTGGTACGGGCTCTCGGCGCCACGGGACACGGCACGCTCCTGCTCGAGGAGGCCCGACGCGCGATCTGCACCATCGGCGCGGCGGCCTCGCCCGAGGTGCTCGCCGGAGCGCTCGCTCGCGATCGGCGCGGGCAGCCGCGCTCGAACGCCGCCGCCGCAACCCGGCTGCTCCCCGATCTCGGCACGGCGAGCGCCCTACCGGCGCTCCGGAGAGCCGCGCGCCCGACCGACCCCGAGGAGTACCGACTCGCTCTCGCGGAGGCGCGACTGCGTCTCGGCGACGCGGAGGATCTGAACCCGCTGCTCGCCCTGGCCGGAGATCCGCGGGCGGCGCTCTCCTCCCGTCTGCGCGCGCTCGAGCTCTTGGGGTGGCACGGGGACGCGCGAACCGCGGCGACCCTTGCCGCGCAGCCGAGCGGCCGGGACGTGTCGCCGCCCCCTGTGCTACGCTGGGCCGCAGCGCTCGCTGTGGCGCGGTCGGCGGGATCGGAGGGTGCAGCGCCGTTTCACCGCCGACGGCCGACCGAGGCGGAGGACCCCGTAATGCGGCAGGCTTCGGCAACCTACCATCCCCGCCTGGGGGTCGTGACGGACTGCGAAGACGACGCGGCCTGCCTCGAGAAAAAGCTCGCCGGAGCCGGATGGCGCGCGCAGGAACGGGCCGCGCTCGACCTCGGCCGGAACCGGAGCACGGGGGCTCTGCTCGCCCTGGCCCGCCGGCTGAAGGGCGCGCACCCGCAGGTGCAGCACGCCATCCTCACCGCGATGGAGCAGCTCCTGCGGATGCCCGACGCCCTGTCGCCTTCGGAGAGGCCGCAACTCGGCTCGCTGCTGCTCGCGGCGGCGGAAGACCCGGTCCCCGCCCCAGACCTCCCGAGCGGGCAGGAGCTCCGGACGCGCGCGTACTGCCTGGGTCACCGAATCCTTCGCCCAGAGAGCAGCCCATGA
- the pyrE gene encoding orotate phosphoribosyltransferase — protein MEAEGHPPPVPTSPSGPAFAWPGAPPPGGPHYLERLLELLRTQAFERREVVLASGRRSNFYLDCRRVVLSAEGHFLVGWLFHHLITRLDPEAVAVGGMSLGADPLASATSLMSHLAGRPLDAFYVRKKAKGHGTGKVIEGATRLGPGTPVVVVEDVVTSGGSSLLAVQRCREAGLRPVRVLALVDRCEGGREAIEAELPLTTLLVRGDFPA, from the coding sequence ATGGAAGCGGAAGGACACCCGCCCCCGGTCCCCACGTCTCCCTCCGGACCGGCGTTCGCGTGGCCCGGAGCGCCCCCACCCGGAGGGCCGCACTACCTCGAACGCCTGCTCGAGCTCCTACGCACCCAGGCCTTCGAGCGTCGCGAGGTGGTGCTCGCCTCGGGCCGACGCAGTAATTTCTACCTCGATTGCCGGCGCGTCGTGCTCAGCGCGGAGGGGCACTTCCTCGTGGGCTGGCTCTTCCACCACCTGATCACGCGGCTGGACCCCGAGGCGGTGGCGGTCGGCGGCATGAGCCTGGGGGCCGACCCGCTGGCCAGCGCCACGTCGCTGATGAGCCACCTCGCCGGCCGCCCCCTCGACGCCTTCTACGTGCGCAAGAAAGCCAAGGGGCACGGCACCGGAAAGGTGATCGAGGGCGCGACGCGCCTCGGCCCGGGGACGCCGGTGGTCGTGGTGGAGGACGTCGTCACCTCGGGCGGCTCGAGCCTGCTGGCGGTCCAGCGCTGCCGCGAGGCCGGACTCCGGCCGGTGCGCGTGCTGGCCCTCGTCGACCGCTGCGAGGGAGGCCGCGAGGCGATCGAGGCCGAGCTGCCACTCACGACCCTCCTCGTGCGCGGGGACTTCCCGGCATGA
- a CDS encoding polymer-forming cytoskeletal protein, whose translation MTTQVTVVGPSTHVTGNVQGDEDLRVVGRVDGNITLSQTLFVEPSGIVVADVQVSRAVISGTVMGNITASDLVHITEQGRVVGDLTAPRIVLVEGSSFRGNVDMGDLDAPRVHVPARAAVARVATPRPAARLAERASQPIPAAPTTAAEATIEPPARPAAPARPTVAPRVAAPAPARPVTRPAPRPARPPREAEAPVAAAPAPAPAPSRVPVQPQPRANPAAAAAAAAQRAAATPRTSVPPRPVQAQRPTPLRPAPATAARRPPEPSAPAPAPQAPTKPRESLGERASAAARAVIQAVKRDAEATAAPRPESSKPTLVAPRPPTTAGKKSRIRRK comes from the coding sequence ATGACGACCCAAGTGACCGTGGTGGGCCCGAGCACGCATGTGACCGGCAACGTGCAGGGGGACGAGGATCTGCGCGTCGTCGGCCGGGTGGACGGCAACATCACGCTGAGCCAGACCCTCTTCGTGGAGCCGAGCGGCATCGTGGTCGCCGACGTGCAGGTCAGTCGTGCGGTGATCAGCGGCACGGTGATGGGAAACATCACGGCCTCGGACCTCGTGCACATCACCGAGCAGGGTCGCGTGGTGGGGGACCTGACCGCGCCCCGCATCGTGCTCGTCGAAGGCTCCTCGTTCCGCGGCAACGTGGACATGGGGGACCTGGACGCCCCGCGCGTGCATGTCCCCGCGCGCGCTGCGGTGGCCCGCGTCGCGACGCCCCGTCCGGCGGCCCGTCTGGCCGAGAGAGCCTCGCAACCCATCCCGGCCGCCCCGACGACGGCGGCGGAGGCGACGATCGAGCCGCCTGCGCGACCCGCAGCGCCCGCGCGGCCGACGGTCGCCCCGCGTGTCGCAGCGCCAGCCCCCGCTCGTCCGGTCACGAGGCCGGCACCCCGTCCGGCTCGGCCCCCTCGAGAGGCCGAGGCTCCCGTCGCCGCGGCCCCCGCGCCAGCTCCGGCCCCTTCGCGCGTGCCCGTTCAGCCGCAGCCGAGAGCGAACCCCGCAGCAGCAGCAGCCGCCGCCGCGCAGCGCGCCGCCGCAACGCCCCGCACCTCCGTCCCGCCGCGTCCCGTGCAGGCCCAGCGGCCGACGCCCCTGCGTCCGGCCCCCGCGACCGCTGCCCGACGCCCGCCGGAGCCCTCGGCGCCCGCCCCAGCTCCCCAGGCGCCGACCAAGCCGCGCGAGTCCCTTGGTGAGCGCGCCAGCGCGGCCGCCCGGGCCGTGATCCAGGCCGTCAAGCGCGACGCCGAGGCCACCGCTGCGCCGCGCCCGGAGTCGAGCAAGCCTACTCTCGTCGCTCCGCGACCGCCGACGACTGCAGGGAAGAAGAGCCGCATCCGGCGGAAGTAG
- a CDS encoding polymer-forming cytoskeletal protein, whose product MANTIIGSSIVIDGEISGDEDLVIQGTVKGKITLKDHLLVEGSGVVEADIQTATVTVNGQVTGNISATDKVELKPDCRMVGDIKAPRILIADGAAFRGNVDMDV is encoded by the coding sequence ATGGCCAACACGATCATTGGCAGCTCCATCGTCATTGACGGCGAGATCAGCGGGGACGAAGACCTCGTGATCCAGGGAACCGTGAAGGGGAAGATCACGCTGAAGGACCACCTGCTGGTAGAGGGGTCCGGCGTGGTGGAGGCCGACATCCAGACCGCCACGGTGACCGTCAACGGCCAGGTGACGGGCAACATCTCGGCCACCGACAAGGTGGAGCTCAAGCCCGACTGCCGCATGGTCGGGGACATCAAGGCCCCCCGCATTCTCATCGCCGACGGCGCCGCGTTCAGGGGCAACGTCGACATGGACGTGTAA
- a CDS encoding polymer-forming cytoskeletal protein, protein MADQPCIIGKEITIRGSLSGNEDLVIEGRVEGSILLGNHLTVDASGVVEADLEVQDLTVNGIVRGDVRSTNSVAINAEATVAGNIRAPRVIIEEGARFKGRIEMEVKLPPGLKD, encoded by the coding sequence ATGGCCGATCAGCCTTGCATTATCGGAAAAGAGATCACGATCCGGGGCAGCCTCTCCGGCAACGAGGATCTGGTGATCGAGGGGCGCGTCGAGGGATCGATCCTCCTCGGCAATCACCTCACCGTCGACGCCTCCGGAGTCGTGGAAGCCGACCTGGAGGTGCAGGACCTGACCGTCAACGGCATCGTGCGCGGTGACGTGCGCTCCACGAACAGCGTGGCCATCAACGCCGAGGCGACAGTGGCCGGTAACATCCGCGCGCCGCGCGTCATCATCGAAGAGGGGGCGCGCTTCAAGGGCCGCATCGAGATGGAGGTGAAGCTGCCTCCCGGACTGAAGGATTGA